gaagggaGGCAACCAGAAAGGAGAGACACATGAAGAGAGATATGAGGGCGTGTGCTAACCGGACATTCTGGGTGGGATTCCACCTCTCTGAAGGCAGCTCTCCACTTTGCGGGTCATCCACTGGAGGGTGCAATATAGAAATACACACATCTCCATTCTAAAAACAGAGGAAATAAAGTGCTTTCAATATGGGATGCATCATATGACAACTGAAGGATGTTAAATTGTGGTAAGGGCAcgaaaatgcatcacatttcCTATTATATAACAGAATCAGGGTGTGATACGTCACCTCATAGATGTTGGGGTGCCACATCTTGGTGAGGAACCGGAAGGCAGGTGGGGAGTATGGGTAGTCAATGGGGAACTTGATCCGAGCCTGGGGCCAACAACAGGTCTTTACATTTGGTAGTGCAGTGTAGTACTACAGTTTACTATATGGCATATTTTACTGAAAGACTTTAAGTGTTTATCGTGGTCTATGTTTTAATGACATGCCAGATGTGACAATTTCCCACCTttcggacaaaaaaaaaaaagttcttacCTTAAAATACCCCCCTTCGTAATGAGTGTTTGGGGGTCCGAAAATGGCGACTTCCCAGTTGTACATATCAGCCTCGTCCACCAGTGTTATTTTGAATCCCTCGACGGGCTCCTCCTGAAGGCTCTTCATCTCCAACATGAGTGCTTTCTGGGAACTGGCAACATGAGTGTGGTCGTGTTGCGCCATATCAAACCGGGTGGCTTTCAATATTATCTCGAGTCGACAGCTGACGGTTTTGTATACGCGAACACGGCTAAGTTAGCCTAACTAGCCAAACAACCCACTGACACTGAATAACAACTTGTCTGTTGTCGACGTTCGGAGACAATGAAACAGGCCAAACCTGACGGGCCAAGTCACAAAGGTTGCGTTGTTTTGTCTCGAAATGAGGTAAATTATTTACTAATGTCAAAGCTCTGAAATTGTTTAACTGACCAAACCATTGTGGCGGACCAACGCATCCAGCTTTAGTTTATCTAACGTTACCTGGCAGGGCAGGCACGGATATAAGCCGTAAATCTACTGGTAGCTGCTGGCTAatgtaactagctagctaacaagcTGTACCTGACGGACCAGCTGAAGACGAGTTTACCGTGGCGCGAATACTTTCTAACTACCTATGAGGGtcaaattagaaaataaaacacagctaTTGATCTGAAATGCTAGAAAACAAAACCTCTAACGACAATAGTCAGAAATGTAGCCGATATCGCCCTAACAGAAGGACTGGATAAAGAAGAATGTTGCTGAAAGGACTCTCGGATCCCCTCAACACAGGCAACGGCGCCTTGCGTTGTCTGGGATTTGTAGTCCACGCGTCTATAAACATGACTTTTAACCGTAAAAAGTGAGCAAGAAGCTACACAATGACGTACAATAATACAcgactatataaataaaatgtgaactACGAGGAACTGGTTGAGCTGTTACCATTATTGTTTGAACTATTCACGTAAGAGGGAATATGGACAACTACATTTGTCAGTTTCCTGACGTCACGAAAACAcgaatgttgttgtgtttctgaaaaGCAGCTTTGACCTAATTTCACTCGGACATTATttggacaaaataaaacatttatatgTTGTTAAATTGATTTAATACGTGCCGTGTCCTATAAAAACCATTAAACAAGTGGTTTTTATTAATACTACATTTTCTCAAATTATACTCGTGACGTCTAGAATGTGCGCCTTTTGGTAGAAAGCCCCTTTATGGCTTTCTGCTGCCTGTAGAATTTGAAACAAActaccaattttttttaaataagggtAAGTGTGTTAGAGTCCGGCATGAATGTCCACTTACTTTATCAAATGTTTGACACATTCACAAGTATACTTTacactgtagtgtgtgtgtatatattcttATATACTTTATTTAGAGAACACAAGAACAACAGTATGCAACTGTCCAAGGTGCCTATTGAAATACATGTTTGTTTAGAGCTGTTATATTGGTTATTGTCCAAATTTTGGTTAGAAGTCCGACCATtactttttgtaaatttgttatttctttataataataaaactgtaCCAAACTATTTTTCTATCGCGGATATCATCACTACGTTTTCTTTGTTACCTCTTATTTACGCGACAGAGTGCATTTCGGACCCCGCCAGTTCGTGATGGATTCCAAAACACGACGTCGGCTTCAGTCCAAGTCCAGAAGTCGGAGCCGGGATCGGCGAAACAGGTCCAGGGTGATTCGGTCTCGATCTCCGGAGAAAAGGAGAGGCGGCAGTCGCTCCCTGGATGCGAAAAGACCCGCCCGCGGCCGGGAGCGGTCGGGCAGCGGGAACTCCAGCGACGGCTCTCCGGACCGACGTCGGCCTCCACACCGGGACCGTCCAGGTACCCGGAGCGGCTCGGAGAGCGACAGGAGGCGGGGAGCCAACCGTCCCAGGAGCCATTCGAGCGGTCGATCATCAAGGTAACAGCTTTTGCCGTCTTGTGCTAGATGGTTGGTTGGAGTATTTTCATAAGAATaattaagattaagattaatgtatcctttattagtcccacaaggggaaattacaattgacactctgttattattacacacattacacacaggcctggattacacacacatgctcagtacctatacatgcactaaatggagagatgtcaaagtggggggggggctgcccatggaaatgAGCCCCGAGCAGGTGGgcgttcggtgccttgctcaagagcaccttggcagtgcccaggaggtgaactggcacctctccagctaccagtccaccaccatgctttggtccgtatggggacctgaaccagcaaccctccgatTCCCAACCAGCTCCCCTAGGCcacccctaataataataatagtaataattttaaaatgtatactctttattgatcccctatggggaaattacaatttacacgtTGCTattacacaatacacacaagcccgaggtacacacacacacacacacacacacacgtcaggtcctatacatgcactaatcaGAGTGAGTAGGCTACAGCTACTTAACAGGCACCCTCAGCGGTTgaggggggttcggtgccttgctcaagagcaccttggccaggaggtgaactgCGACTCCCTACAGACTGCACTACTACAGCCCGATTCGACCTGCTATAACAGTAATCCGAGAATGTAATTATTCACACAGCAGGTCAAATAAATCCCAGCCCATGTGTCCCACTGTATTCTTGGTACTTTGTAACATGCTTATAGTTAGACCTCTCAGCAACTAAAGCTCTCCAACAGGCATACCACACCATCATGGATGTCAATTTGCTTTAGTTTACCTCTTTAtaatctactactactatttaAAACCATCAATAACACAATTAAAACATACAAAGTAGGAGTATTAAACAAATCCTTTTGATCAAGTGTACAGAGTTTGAAAAACTAGATaggtgtgtttttctgtgacaCTGTCTATCTGAGTCCAGACTGCACCCTAAAACCATCATACCGACTTTCCTCTTTACAGAGACCTTTGCTCTGCTTATCGCACCAAAGCCTGCAACCTTTCTTCGTTTATTCAACATACATTATAGGCAAGGATTTGGTATaacacatacagtggcttgcataagtgtgaatgtataatgtattgtaaagaaataaatgttcttcctcaaaatacagggggcataagtatacacccccctctgttaaattcccatagaggcaggcagatttttattattaaaggccagttatttcatggatcaggatactatgcatcctgataaagttcccttggctttggaattaaaatagcttTGATTTGCatgagatgatcttatggaagtTCCTCATGCCTAGCGCTAGGTAGGGTGatgggtatgtgatgatgtggggggggggggtattttaattccaaaggccaagggaactatcaggatgcatagtatcctgatctgaaataactggcctttacaaataaaaacgtGCCTGCCtcaatgggaatttaacataggggggtgtatacttatgccccctgtattttaaggaagaacatttatttctttacaatacattattcattcactaagaaaattggtgtccttaaaggttggatttttctaatttgttttgaattaaggcattaagatcaatttccaaacaatgtttttttttattcttccttttagtcaactttagcctgggtttGAAAagttatgcaagccactgtaaatgtaaataagaaGACCTTGAATATGTGAGCCAGGTCAACGTCAAGGAGCTTCTGGTGGATCTGGATCTAGGTTTTCCAGGGTTTAGAGCTAACCTACTGACTCTAATACACAGGGCagctttttgcatttttcctctTACATTCACTCTGTCACATTATGTATTTCTACATGGTTGCTCATCTAAGAGCAAACATGTACTAAAACACCTTTTCTGTCTCAGTTCTGATTCAGATGATGCCAAAGTAAGGAGggggagaaaggaggaaaggagGAACCGGTCCCAGTCCAGCTCTGACTCCCGCGATGGAAGCAGCGACCGAGAAAGGAGAAGACGGAGAAGTCCTGACAGAGGGAGTCCAGGccgagacagacagaggagggagCGAGACGGAGATAGGAACAGGGAGAGGCGGAAGAGCAACAGCAGAGACAGGGCAATGACAAACGACAGAGACAAAAGCCTAGAGCGCAGGAAGAGGAGTGAAGACAGGGAACAAGGGCGGAGTGAGAGAAGCAGCAGAGAGATGGGCGACAGAAACAAAGGCAGACAGCGCTCCAGTTCACCCGAGTCGTCCGACAGCTCCGGGTCGGATCACGGGGGCCGCGTGGTCAAAGAAAAGGAGGATAAGAAAAAGCAGAGGGAGATGATGAAAGCTCTGGAGACACCAGAAGAGAAAAGGGCCAGAAGGCTGGCAAAGAAGGAAgcaaaggagaagaaaaggagagaaaagatggGCTGGAGTGAGGAGTACATGGGGTACACCAACGCAGACAATCCCTTCGGCGACAACAACTTACTGGGCACGTTCAAGTGGCAGAAGGTGAAGTGGAGAGCCGTTTAACAGCATTTGATGAGTTGTCATTGTAAACCGTATTCAaaatagagcccgaccaatgAAGGATATTTAAGGCCGATACaacacaaatatttggttatttaaaaatccgctATTTTCCGATATAttggcagatttaaaaaaaacaaaaaaaaaacataaacagatttgacagatatgagttctcactaaaagaatataatttgttttattgtcacaacagaacattaaaatatattaaagttctgacaataaaatgtataaaaatacaaacttaagatatgaaacttaaaagtcctttgaacaaaaacataaaaaaaaaaaaaatcagtgttgccaacaaggacgttgtagagtgtcctctggtggacagaccatgcaacaccatcactaacagggacgttgtagagcgtcctctggtggacagactatgcaacgccatcactaacagggacgttgtagagcgtcctctggtggacagactatgcaacgccatcactaacagggacgttgtagagcgtcctctggtggacagactatgcaacgccattactaacagggacgttgtagagcgtcctctggtggacaaactatgcaacgccatcactaacagggacgttgtagagcgtcctctggtggacaaactatgcaatgccaaccttcataacatggttgaccgtccgtttttattttttaaacattcatttatttctatATCGGCAGGtcaatatatcggtcgggctctaattcaAATTTAGCCGCAGTGTCAGAATTTTCTAATAGCTACCTGTCATAACCAAGCTCTCAGTATTGTAACTCATCCAAGATTTTTTGACTGTAATTTTTCAGGCGTTGGATAAGAAAGGAATTGGCCATCTGGGAGAGAAAGATCTCAAAGACAGGAATAAATGTATTCAGGAGGAGAATCGCCGAGAGCTGCAGAAGGTAGGAGCTGCGGGGTGGTGTTTTGTGGCAGTATGAGGTTACAGGGATATCAGTAACAGCCCTTTAATAATCATACCAACCTTTGCATATACAGGTGAAGCAGCTGCGTCtggagagggagcgagagaagGCCATGCGAGAGACGGAGCTGGAgatgctgcagagagagaaggaggcgGAGCATTTCAAGACCTGGGCTGAACAGGAAGACAACTTCCATCTGCATCAGGCCAaactaaggtgtgtgtgtgtgcatcaacAATGAGTGGATTCCATCCCAAGGGTTTGTTTTGTCAGTTAAGTTCCAGGCTCCTTCAACTTTACGGATTCTGTGTCCAGGTCTAAGATCCGAATCCGGGATGGTCGTGCCAAGCCTATCGACCTTTTGGCGAAGTACATCAGCGCAGAAGACGACGATCTCGCCGTGGAGATGCACGAGCCTTATACCTTTCTCAACGGGCTGACGGTCACTGACATGGACGACCTGCTGGAGGACATTAAggtctgtggttgtgtgtccaTTCCAGTTTAATTGCCTTGTACAAATATAGATCTTGGAAGATCTCCAATTGCACAAGATCGCTGTTAAAGGGGAGATCTAGTAACACAAACAAGTGCACCTTAGAGATCTTAAAACTCTTAACCCTTGTCCTCGGGGTAAAATTAGACCTGTTTTCGAAGTTTTTTAATATCAGAAGaaccaaaatgcccaaaaaataacatggctgCATGGATGGTCTTTGTTAaatttaatgattactttctttgaatttgggcttttttattcagtttcagagcatttgaaaaaaaaattttaaataggtataatgtcatataaattaggtttattgaccatgtatGGAAAGGAAGTttgaagaaaacattttaaaaagtgtcaaaagcatAGAAAAAAACGCCAAAACTGCTGGATATTTGGACCCGGAACTTCATGGTCTACAGGAAGACTATACAAGGGTTacagtgcccatattatgaaaaacactttttctgggatttgggaagctttttgtgtctctggtgcttccacacacatacaaacttgggaaaaaaactatccatggtgttttgagtgagaccCGGCTTCTGAACGTcgtctgtcttcagtctccgggggagctgttcaacatctgcacagctttctacgtcactagagacgaggtggctaaccgtagcatgctagctcgttgtCATTGGCAAAACAcagctccaacagccactagttgaccataatctccaaaagaactacttcctgtccctgttctacttcctgtccctgttgtgcaggtattccacaagtgtccctggtctagaagacgtctcccagctaatcctgccttggactgaccaaagctggagaaacagttatctagctgatgggctcttaccgagctactgagcatgtgcagctcccaataaagataggatagaagtgagatgtctcactctggagctaaaacagagacctaaacacacagggtgaaaaccggatctgcagcaatgtgcagcacaacaaaaatatggtgttttttgaaattgaaaccctgtaaacctattctggtacaacctcaaaatacaattatgaacctgaaaatgagcagaatatgggtgcTTCAGTATGAagtcacataaaacacaagtcaGGTTAAAATGAACCAACTCAAGATTGTGATTGGTACTGCGTCACGTTCTTAGCATCTGGTCTAAGTGAGAAATAATTTCAACATTAATTGTGCAAGTTGAAGCCATTAGATGTAGAATTGCTGTTATGACAGTATCATTCAAATTATGACCTaaacaatcaacaatgttgTACATTTTAGTGTCCCCGATGCAGATCTGTCTGCTGTTGTCTTTTACCTGTCATTAAGAGCTCCAAATCCCAAAGTAAATCAAATTATTTGAAATGCTTCACTTTTTTCTCGGTTAAATTGCACATAGGTGAACGCGTGAATACAAAATGTCGCACAAAAGTCATATGCAGACATTGATCTGGAATGATCACCCAGCCCAAAGTGTAAACTGAATGATTTCTCTCATGCAGGCCCCTAAACATGACATATGCCATGTGTTAACAACTGTTATTCTTCAAAAGAGCTCCAGCTGCATATGGTTGACTGAGTGTTGTTGCGCCGGCAGGTGTACATGGAGTTGGAGCAAGGGAAGAACGTGGACTTCTGGAGGGACATGACGACCATCACCGAGGACGAGATCAGCAAACTGAGAAAGCTCGAGGCCTCTGGGAAAGGACCAGGTACTCCCTTTTCCCTGCTTTGTTTTACACGGGAAGTTACATTTGCACCATCTGACTATCGTTTTGATTCTCAGGTGATCGCCGCGAGGGCATCAACACGGCTGTGAGCATCGATGTCCAGACGGTGTTCAAAGGAAAGACGTACAGCCAGCTGCAGGCGCTGCACCTGAACATTGAGACTAAGATTCGGGCTGGAGGGTCCAACCTCGACATCGGTTACTGGGAGAGTCTGCTGCAGCAAGTCCGAGTCTACATGGCCAGAGCAAGGTACCaatgtgttttgctgttgtaataGTTCCATGGATGGCTTGTAATCTATGTAGTGGccagtgtaaaactaaaaatgtaatgtcCCAGGTTGAGGGAGCGACACCAGGATGTGCTCCGTCAGAAGCTGTTCAAGCTGAAACAGGAACAAGGAGTGGAAAGCGAGCCTTTGTTCCCCATCATCAAAGACGAGCCGAGGAGCGAGGATGACGAGTAAGTTACCTCAAAACAACGCACAATACACATCCTGAAACGTGTTTCTATGACGGGTCAGAAAGTTACTGTGCATACTGTCAGGTGACAGTCACCTGAGGTTCAGCTCTCACTTCCCACTGTTTATTCTCACTTCTGTGTTTCAAAAAAAGGGGGACCACAGCAGAGGAGCCTGGTCCATCCACAAGAAATAAGAACagagaagaggatgaagaggagccAGGTCCATCAACCTCCACAGCAGGAAACCCAGacgaggagggaggagagaagggcGACAAGAAGAACGACGAGAAGGAGGGCGAGGTGGTGGAGGCCGTGCTAACGGAGGAGGATTTGATCCAGCAGAGCCAGGCGGAGTACGACTCCGGTCGCTACAGTCCCACGCTGCTCACGTCCTCGGAGCTGCCGCTGGACACGCACACCATCACGCCGGAGGAGGACACGCACCGGCTGGAGTTAGCACGCAGACAGCTGCAAGTCACCGGTACGAGACTAGAAACCCACAGACACACTGcgaaacaacacacaaacacaaaaagcttccaaatcagacacaaacataaaaaagtagTGCCTGCAGAGGGTAAATCATGTAGCCAGGTAGgagaaaaatcatgaaaaatgtcattaaaagaaaaaataagaaacacCAGTCCTCCGTGGGGTAGCAGTCAATTTCAAGCCAAccaatttttgtgtttttgagtaTGTGAGGTATATGTAATGTTTCTTCTTCTCGAACAGGGGACGCCAACGAGAGCGCAGAGGACGCCTTTGTACGTCGCGCCAAAGAGGGCATGGGCAACGACGAGGCCCAGTTCAGCGTGGAGTTTCCCGTCACGGGGAAGATGTACCTCTGGGCGGACAAATACCGTCCCAGGAAACCTCGCTTCTTCAACAGGGTCCACACGGGCTTCGAGTGGAACAAGTACAACCAGACACATTACGACTTCGACAACCCTCCACCCAAGATCGTCCAGGGTTACAAGTTCAACATCTTCTACCCGGACCTGATCGAAAAGCGCTCCACCCCGCAGTATTTCCTCGAGCCCAGTCCCGACAACAAGGACTTCGGGATCTTGAGGTTCCACGCTGGCCCTCCGTACGAGGACATTGCCTTTAAGATTGTAAACAGGGAGTGGGAGTACTCCCACCGACACGGCTTCCGCTGTCAGTTCGCCAACGGGATCTTCCAGCTGTGGTTCCACTTCAAGAGGTACCGCTACAGGAGATAGGAGCCAGAGACCAGGACGGACCAAAGCCCCAGGCACTGGGTTTTATGTTGTAAAGGCTGTGCAGTCTCTAGGTTGTTGAAGTTTTTTTAGCTGCTCTCTCACAGCAGTTCGTCAAAGCAACAAATCACTGTACTGTTGTCTGAAAAAGTTAAttgtaatgtaatctgaaaattacacattaaagttttttttcctcatttttactCTTTGCAAGTTGCCACTGGTTAATGGCTCAGGCCCTGTTTACACGTACACGGTTATTTTGATTATCGGAGACATTTTCCTTCGTTTACACACAAACCtaatttgcctctgaaaacgaGTGTTTCTAAAGACTCCGGCCAGATTGGAGATTTTAGAAATCTTTGTTTCCAAGTAAACCGAAACAAATTGGAGGTTTAGGCAGCCGAGGATTTCAAGAttcgttgctgttgttgctattttgaggattctgattggctgccgttggcttgagcttctcgttacactgccacctacaggatTGGCTTGCTCTTGACGGCATATATACACGGGTACATGTAAccaaacacttttctgaaaactgacaggtgtgcaccatgttatttttgaaaacagagGTTGAAATATCTGTTGTAAACActgatttaaaacattaaatgaaacATGTTATTTTCCAGTTACAGTTAAAACACTGAATATCTGAAAGTTGGTCAGTGTTCAGAAAGACTGAATCCACATTTCCAAAAGTACAACTATGACTCATCGCTGCAGGTATCTCCTTCCACAGCTGTTCTTCACATTCTTGGCAAGTTCAGTCACGTTGAAAACTAGTAAACTATGTTGGCTATATTTAGAGTCACTGGAACAACACAAGGTAGAAAAGGTTTAATAACAGAATCTTTTTCAGCTagtggttaaaaaacaaatggctCAATATCAGTTATTGTACATTCCCTGCGAAATCATACAAATCGTTCCAAGATATTAGGACTCACAACAATTATTAGGAagctaaaacatttaaatttacacAAAGCAGAAACTCAAGTATCTTTCATTCTTGTACAAATAACTATTATAGAATTGTGTGGTGTTTCTTTCAACCCCTCAGAATATTTTAACGAGATTTCAACGCAAATGATAAAAACTGACAAATCCAGTAGTTCTGACTAGAAACAAACTGTTTGGGGCATTCCCATTTCTCAAACTTTAGTGGTACTGAAGTTGTATTACAACTGGATGTTTTGTGTCCAACTTAAAGTTACAATTCCCCAACGCAGCCAATGGACCCTGAGATGAAGACTTGCGGGTCATTAAAATCATCACACAAGCTCTGTTTGGCAAAATATGGTAGGTCATTTGAGGTGGAATCTTTACCTGGTAAATTAAAGATCTTAGATGACCGTGGTAATTATTCCAAATTACTAGAGGTCTCCAGGTAATACGAGTAGCATGAGAATAGGGCTATAGACTGTAAAAGTAGAACTGAACACAGTAATGCGCTTGTCATTTTCAAATGTCACTCGTCATCGATATACTGCAGAGATGAAAGAACAACTTTTGGGCCGTCATTCTCTTCCTCAGCCGCGCTGAATGCCGCCTCTCCTCCGGTGTGGTTGTTATTACCGCCGTTGTTTGTTCCCGACACCAGGGGCTTGTCCTCTGCCAGTGCAGGCCTCAGTGCATCCTGGTAGGTCACGCTGGTGTTCAGACCGCCTTGCTCATGAGCCTCCTGGGGTTGCTCTCTATTCTTCTTTCTGCAGTTCCAGGGCAGCGGTAGGTGGCCTTTGTAAAAATTCCAAGCCAAAAGGGCAAGAAGGGAAACTACCAGGAGCCCGACTACGGCCTGCAGTCCAGCCACAGAGGGGCCATCCTTCTGAGCCTGGGGTAGAATCAGTCTCCCATCCTTAGACTCTGCTGAAGC
The sequence above is drawn from the Etheostoma spectabile isolate EspeVRDwgs_2016 chromosome 12, UIUC_Espe_1.0, whole genome shotgun sequence genome and encodes:
- the LOC116699736 gene encoding ubiquitin-conjugating enzyme E2 R2 — its product is MAQHDHTHVASSQKALMLEMKSLQEEPVEGFKITLVDEADMYNWEVAIFGPPNTHYEGGYFKARIKFPIDYPYSPPAFRFLTKMWHPNIYENGDVCISILHPPVDDPQSGELPSERWNPTQNVRTILLSVISLLNEPNTFSPANVDASVMYRKWRDSKGKDREYVEIIRKQVLATKAEAERDGVKVPTTLAEYCIRTRAPAPDEGSDLFYDYYYDDDDDDVEGEDGDCCYDEDDSGNEES
- the LOC116699730 gene encoding cactin isoform X2, with the protein product MDSKTRRRLQSKSRSRSRDRRNRSRVIRSRSPEKRRGGSRSLDAKRPARGRERSGSGNSSDGSPDRRRPPHRDRPGTRSGSESDRRRGANRPRSHSSGRSSSSDSDDAKVRRGRKEERRNRSQSSSDSRDGSSDRERRRRRSPDRGSPGRDRQRRERDGDRNRERRKSNSRDRAMTNDRDKSLERRKRSEDREQGRSERSSREMGDRNKGRQRSSSPESSDSSGSDHGGRVVKEKEDKKKQREMMKALETPEEKRARRLAKKEAKEKKRREKMGWSEEYMGYTNADNPFGDNNLLGTFKWQKALDKKGIGHLGEKDLKDRNKCIQEENRRELQKVKQLRLEREREKAMRETELEMLQREKEAEHFKTWAEQEDNFHLHQAKLRSKIRIRDGRAKPIDLLAKYISAEDDDLAVEMHEPYTFLNGLTVTDMDDLLEDIKVYMELEQGKNVDFWRDMTTITEDEISKLRKLEASGKGPGDRREGINTAVSIDVQTVFKGKTYSQLQALHLNIETKIRAGGSNLDIGYWESLLQQVRVYMARARLRERHQDVLRQKLFKLKQEQGVESEPLFPIIKDEPRSEDEGTTAEEPGPSTRNKNREEDEEEPGPSTSTAGNPDEEGGEKGDKKNDEKEGEVVEAVLTEEDLIQQSQAEYDSGRYSPTLLTSSELPLDTHTITPEEDTHRLELARRQLQVTGDANESAEDAFVRRAKEGMGNDEAQFSVEFPVTGKMYLWADKYRPRKPRFFNRVHTGFEWNKYNQTHYDFDNPPPKIVQGYKFNIFYPDLIEKRSTPQYFLEPSPDNKDFGILRFHAGPPYEDIAFKIVNREWEYSHRHGFRCQFANGIFQLWFHFKRYRYRR
- the LOC116699730 gene encoding cactin isoform X1; translation: MDSKTRRRLQSKSRSRSRDRRNRSRVIRSRSPEKRRGGSRSLDAKRPARGRERSGSGNSSDGSPDRRRPPHRDRPGTRSGSESDRRRGANRPRSHSSGRSSSSDSDDAKVRRGRKEERRNRSQSSSDSRDGSSDRERRRRRSPDRGSPGRDRQRRERDGDRNRERRKSNSRDRAMTNDRDKSLERRKRSEDREQGRSERSSREMGDRNKGRQRSSSPESSDSSGSDHGGRVVKEKEDKKKQREMMKALETPEEKRARRLAKKEAKEKKRREKMGWSEEYMGYTNADNPFGDNNLLGTFKWQKALDKKGIGHLGEKDLKDRNKCIQEENRRELQKVKQLRLEREREKAMRETELEMLQREKEAEHFKTWAEQEDNFHLHQAKLRSKIRIRDGRAKPIDLLAKYISAEDDDLAVEMHEPYTFLNGLTVTDMDDLLEDIKVYMELEQGKNVDFWRDMTTITEDEISKLRKLEASGKGPGDRREGINTAVSIDVQTVFKGKTYSQLQALHLNIETKIRAGGSNLDIGYWESLLQQVRVYMARARLRERHQDVLRQKLFKLKQEQGVESEPLFPIIKDEPRSEDDEGTTAEEPGPSTRNKNREEDEEEPGPSTSTAGNPDEEGGEKGDKKNDEKEGEVVEAVLTEEDLIQQSQAEYDSGRYSPTLLTSSELPLDTHTITPEEDTHRLELARRQLQVTGDANESAEDAFVRRAKEGMGNDEAQFSVEFPVTGKMYLWADKYRPRKPRFFNRVHTGFEWNKYNQTHYDFDNPPPKIVQGYKFNIFYPDLIEKRSTPQYFLEPSPDNKDFGILRFHAGPPYEDIAFKIVNREWEYSHRHGFRCQFANGIFQLWFHFKRYRYRR